A single Triticum dicoccoides isolate Atlit2015 ecotype Zavitan chromosome 2A, WEW_v2.0, whole genome shotgun sequence DNA region contains:
- the LOC119353052 gene encoding UDP-glycosyltransferase 72B1-like codes for MATTGASDLSASIVQTADEPRPLPHVVLLASPGMGHLIPLAELARRLAVDHGFAATIVTLTNLSDAAADATVLSSMPASVSTAVLPAVALDDLPPGVGFGTLMFELLRRSLPHLRAALMGSAAGLGPTAALVCDFFGTAALPLAADLGVPGYVFFPNSFTLVSVMRRLAELHDGAAPGEYRDLPDTLRLPGCVPLRHAELPDGFRDRTDPVYAYLVEEARRYGRADGFLVNSFEELEPAVAEAFDRDAAAGAFPPVYPVGPFVRSSSSDEEADELDCLGWLDRQPAGSVLYVSFGSGGALSVKQTAELATGLETSGHRFLWVVRMPSHDGNNNALGGDGSDRSKGDPLAWLPEGFLERTKSRGLAVAGWAPQVRVLAHPATAGFMSHCGWNSTLESLASGVPMITWPLYAEQKMNAAILTELTGVALRPAVRREDGFVAGEEVVAVVRELMEGEKGRAVRQQARRLQEAAARACTPEGPSRQGLEKVAGKWMAGLRNGD; via the coding sequence ATGGCGACCACCGGTGCAAGTGATCTGTCGGCGTCGATCGTGCAGACGGCGGATGAGCCACGGCCCCTTCCGCACGTCGTCCTGCTGGCCAGCCCCGGGATGGGCCACCTCATCCCCCTGGCCGAGCTCGCGCGCCGGCTCGCGGTTGACCACGGCTTCGCCGCCACGATCGTCACGCTCACCAACCTCTCCGACGCGGCCGCCGACGCCACCGTGCTCTCCTCCATGCCGGCGTCGGTCTCGACCGCCGTGCTCCCCGCCGTCGCGCTGGACGACCTCCCGCCGGGCGTCGGCTTCGGCACCCTCATGTTCGAGCTCCTCCGCCGCTCGCTCCCGCACCTCCGCGCCGCGCTCATGGGCTCGGCGGCCGGCCTCGGCCCCACCGCTGCGCTCGTGTGCGATTTCTTCGGCACCGCCGCGCTCCCCCTCGCCGCGGACCTCGGCGTCCCGGGGTACGTCTTCTTCCCCAACAGCTTCACCTTGGTCTCCGTCATGCGGCGCCTCGCGGAGCTCCACGACGGCGCCGCCCCCGGCGAGTACCGCGACCTCCCGGACACGCTCCGGCTCCCGGGCTGCGTGCCGCTGCGCCACGCCGAGCTGCCCGACGGGTTCCGCGACCGGACCGACCCTGTCTACGCCTACCTCGTCGAGGAGGCGCGGCGGTACGGCCGCGCCGATGGCTTCTTGGTCAACAGCTTCGAGGAGCTGGAGCCCGCCGTTGCGGAGGCGTTCGACCGGGACGCCGCAGCCGGCGCGTTCCCGCCGGTGTACCCCGTGGGGCCGTTCGTCCGGTCGAGCAGCTCCGACGAAGAAGCCGACGAGCTGGACTGCTTGGGGTGGCTCGACAGGCAGCCGGCGGGGTCGGTGTTGTACGTCTCCTTCGGTAGCGGCGGCGCGCTGTCCGTGAAGCAGACGGCCGAGCTCGCCACCGGCCTGGAGACGAGCGGCCACCGGTTCCTCTGGGTGGTGCGCATGCCAAGCCATGACGGGAACAACAACGCCTTGGGGGGCGATGGTAGCGACCGGAGCAAGGGCGACCCGCTGGCCTGGCTTCCGGAGGGCTTCCTGGAGAGGACGAAGAGCAGGGGCCTCGCCGTGGCCGGGTGGGCGCCGCAGGTGCGCGTGCTGGCGCACCCGGCGACGGCGGGGTTCATGTCGCACTGCGGGTGGAACTCGACGCTGGAGAGCCTGGCGTCCGGCGTCCCGATGATCACCTGGCCACTGTACGCCGAGCAGAAGATGAACGCGGCCATCCTGACGGAGCTGACAGGGGTGGCGCTGCGGCCGGCGGTGAGACGAGAGGACGGCTTCGTGGCGGGCGAGGAGGTCGTGGCGGTCGTCAGGGAGCTCATGGAAGGGGAGAAGGGAAGGGCCGTGCGCCAGCAAGCCAGGCGGCTTCAGGAGGCAGCGGCACGGGCGTGTACGCCGGAGGGGCCGTCGCGGCAGGGGCTGGAGAAGGTCGCCGGCAAGTGGATGGCCGGGCTTCGCAACGGGGATTGA